A genomic window from bacterium includes:
- the queG gene encoding tRNA epoxyqueuosine(34) reductase QueG, with the protein MTLSEELKTFIIQRATARGFAQVGVARAEPLPRHGLRSWLQAGFHGGMSYMARNPDLRLDPRMLLPGAASVIVLSSNYYFPVEDEKDPARGIVARYARGDDYHEVLSAKLRLLVQEIRQHAPAAQTRVAVDSAPVLEKEWARRSGIGWVGKHSCIISPPYGSWILLSEIITDLELPADQPIDERCGSCRLCLDACPTGALIQPYVVDSRKCISALTQLRPDQPIPVERRAGMGNRLFGCDLCQAVCPWNQGQIPLTPESSFFPRSCFINPWLTDLAAWNEAQFRQRTSRSPIKKVKFAGFMRNVTVALRNGIQR; encoded by the coding sequence GGAACCGCTGCCGCGCCATGGTCTGCGCTCCTGGCTGCAAGCGGGATTTCACGGCGGGATGTCGTATATGGCCCGTAATCCTGATCTGCGCCTGGATCCGCGGATGCTGTTGCCCGGAGCAGCATCGGTCATCGTCCTGTCGTCCAATTATTATTTTCCAGTCGAGGATGAAAAGGATCCGGCCCGAGGGATCGTCGCACGCTATGCACGCGGCGATGATTATCATGAGGTGCTGAGCGCAAAACTCCGACTATTGGTTCAGGAGATCCGCCAGCATGCTCCAGCGGCGCAAACGCGGGTTGCCGTGGACTCGGCGCCTGTGCTGGAAAAAGAATGGGCTCGCCGCTCCGGCATCGGCTGGGTGGGCAAGCATAGCTGCATCATCAGCCCGCCGTACGGATCGTGGATCCTTCTCTCCGAGATCATCACGGACTTGGAATTGCCCGCCGACCAGCCGATAGATGAACGCTGCGGCTCATGTCGGCTCTGCCTGGATGCCTGTCCCACCGGCGCGCTGATCCAACCCTATGTGGTGGACAGTCGAAAATGCATCTCCGCTCTCACTCAATTGAGGCCGGATCAGCCGATCCCTGTCGAACGCCGGGCCGGAATGGGCAATCGCCTCTTCGGCTGCGACCTTTGCCAGGCGGTCTGCCCTTGGAATCAAGGGCAGATACCTCTGACCCCTGAATCCAGTTTTTTCCCCCGATCCTGTTTTATCAATCCATGGTTGACCGATCTAGCGGCCTGGAATGAGGCACAATTCAGACAACGGACCAGCCGATCGCCGATTAAAAAAGTGAAATTCGCGGGATTTATGCGAAATGTAACGGTGGCTCTAAGAAATGGAATACAGCGCTAG